A region of Cucumis melo cultivar AY chromosome 2, USDA_Cmelo_AY_1.0, whole genome shotgun sequence DNA encodes the following proteins:
- the LOC127148199 gene encoding uncharacterized protein LOC127148199 has translation MPPRRGARRGGGRGGRGAGRGQPAEQPAAPPVNPDVPVNPNAPVTQADLAAMEQRYQAMLQAALAPFLAAQQNQAAPVQDQPVVPPAPVQDQPVIPPAPVEAQPVPVQLSAEAKHLRDFRKYNPKTFDGSLDNPFRAQLWLTSIETIFRYMKCPEDQKVQCAAFCLEDRGTAWWETAERALGGDASKITWEQFRESFYAKFFSANVKHAKLQEFLNLEQGKLSVEQYDAEFDLLSRFAPDVVRDEAARTERFVNGLRLDLQGFVRALRPTTHADALRIALDLSLHERAGQSKVVGTGSASGQKRKAEAQPDVIPQRTPRSGGVFQRHRRELAAAGRTLRELPTCTTCGKVHGGQCLAGSGVCFRCRQPGHTADACPRKPLETTPRQPSAPQQGRVFATNRQEAERASTVVTGTLPILGHYALVLFDSGSSHSFISSIFVKHAGLEVEPLGSALSVSTPSGEVLLSKEKIRACWVEIANHTLNVTLLVLDMQDFDVILGMDWLSTNHATIDCFNKEVVFNPPSGDKFKFRGAGMVGIPKVISAMKASKLLSQGTWGILANVVDMAEPEVSLSSEPVVREYPDVFPDELPGLPPPREVDFAIELEPGTAPISRAPYRMAPAELKELKVQLQELLDKGFIRPSVSPWGAPVLFVKKKDGSMRLCIDYRELNKVTVKNRYPLPRIEDLFDQLQGATVFSKIDLRSGYHQLRIRDGDIPKTAFRSRYGHYEFIVMSFGLTNAPAVFMDLMNRVFKDFLDQFVIVFIDDILIYSKTEAEHEEHLHQVLETLRAHKLYAKFSKCEFWLKKVRQ, from the exons atgccgccacgtagaggtgcacgtcgaggaggtggcaggggaggcagaggagccggtcgtggccaaccggcggagcaacctgccgcgccgccagtcaaccccgacgtaccagtcaaccctaatgcaccggtcactcaggcggatctcgccgcaatggagcagcgttaccaggccatgctgcaagctgctctagcgccgttcctcgctgctcagcagaaccaggccgcccctgttcaggaccagcctgtagtccctccagcccctgttcaggaccagcccgtcatccctccagccccggtggaagctcagccggtgccagtacaactgtcagctgaggccaagcacttgagggattttaggaagtacaacccgaagactttcgacggatccttggacaacccctttagagcccagctgtggttgacatccatagagacgatcttcaggtacatgaagtgcccagaagaccagaaggtgcagtgtgcagctttctgtttggaggatagggggactgcctggtgggagactgctgagagggcgctgggaggagatgccagcaagatcacatgggagcaattcagggagagcttttatgctaagttcttctctgccaacgtgaagcacgccaagctccaagagttcctaaacttggagcaaggcaaactgagcgtggaacagtatgatgccgagttcgacctgttgtcccgttttgcccctgatgtggtaagggatgaggccgccaggactgagagatttgttaatggcctcaggttagacctccagggttttgtacgagctcttcgaccaaccactcatgcggatgctctacgcatagcactggatctgagcctgcatgagagagctggtcaatctaaggttgtcggcacagggtcagcctcgggacagaagaggaaggcggaGGCGCAGCCCGACGTAATACCACAGCGGACtccgaggtcaggaggtgtcttccagagacaccgtcgggagctggcagcagctgggagaactttgagagagctacccacttgtactacctgtgggaaggtccatggaggacaatgtttagctgggagtggagtctgcttcaggtgcaggcagccggggcacaccgctgatgcgtgtcctcggaaacccttagaGACGACGCCACGTCAGCCTTCTGCTCCCCAGCAAGGGAGAGTCTTTGCCACgaaccggcaggaggccgagcgagctagtacggtggtgacaggtacgctcccaatcttggggcattatgctttggtactatttgactcggggtcatcgcattcatttatatcctctatttttgtcaagcatgcgggtttagaagtagaaccgttgggtagtgccttgtctgtctctactccttctggagaggtccttttgtctaaggaaaaaataagggCATGTTGGGTAGAAATAGCAAACCATACCTTGAATGTAACTTTACTGGTGCTAGATATGCAAGATTTCGATgtaattttaggcatggattggttgtcaactaaccatgcaaccatagactgttttaataaggaagtagtctttaaccctccttccggggataagtttaagtttagaggagcaggcatggtgggtatacccaaggtcatctcagcaatgaaggcgagtaagctacttagccagggtacttggggtatcttggcGAATGTAGTAGATATGGcagaaccagaagtttccctatcttccgaaccagtagtaagggagtaccctgacgttttccccgacgaactcccaggacttccgcctcccagggaggtagacttcgccattgagttagagcccggcaccgcccctatttctagagctccttacagaatggccccagccgagttaaaggagttgaaagtccagttacaggagctgttggacaagggctttatccggcccagtgtatcaccttggggagccccagtgttgttcgtgaagaagaaggatgggtcgatgcgcctttgcattgactaccgagaattgaacaaggtgacagttaagaaccgctaccccttaCCCAGAATCGAGGACCTgttcgaccagttacagggggccaccgtcttttccaagatcgacctgcgatcaggctatcaccagttgaggattagggacggtgatattcccaagacggcctttcgttcgaggtacggacactacgaattcatagtgatgtcctttggtttaactaatgcccctgcagtgttcatggacctgatgaacagggtgtttaaggactttctagaccaattcgtcatagtcttcattgacgatatcttgatctattccaagactgaggccgaacacgaagagcacttgcaccaagtcttggagacccttcgagctcataagctatacgccaagttctccaagtgtgagttctggttaaagaa agttcgtcagtag